The genomic segment AGGCAAAGGATAACACCGATTACTATGGAGGCGACTCCGTCTAGAATAGGCATTCCTAATAATTGACCTAGAAAAACCCCCAAGAAGGCCACTAACAAGCCCAGCATTGCCGCAGTATCCTCGGCAAGAACCGTGAACACTGCCGGGTTCTTACTCGCCCGCAGGGCCCGAAAAAAGGGAGTGTCGCCTTCAGCTTTGCGTAACTCCTTATAAGCCAAAATCCAAGCAGCCGATTCAACTACAAACGCAATACTTAAAACAACGTAGTTCCAGGTTGGATTATCAATGGTAACCGGGTGCCTTACGTGCTTGATGCCTTCATAAAAAGATAATCCTCCCCCAAAACCAAACAGTATTATGGCAACAACAAAACTCCAGAAATACAGTTCTTTCCCATACCCAAAAGGGTGCCTAGCATCCGGAGGTTTGCGACTTCGACGAAGACCAAGTAGAATCAGGGCCTGATTACTCGTGTCAACAACCGAGTGCACACCCTCAGAAAACATAGCTGAACTACCAGTGACGGCAGATGCCAAAAACTTGGTGATTGCAATTACAAAATTCGCAACGAGTGCGCTGTATACAGCAACGGGACTTCCAGATTCTGAGGCCATTTACAAACCATAATACCCCTCTTAATAACCTCCTAATGGGAAATAAACGTCCTAACGGTTTCTGAGGCCCACCTTAGCCACCGCCCTAAGGGTCACAAAGAAATATCTTGTGCTCATTTAGCCTTAAAGAGTGAGGCTCTTAACAATATTTCCAAAAGTTAAGCATATTCTTATAGCCCCTTGTTCCGACCTCCCTTCTATTCTCACTTTCTCTTCTAAGCAAGGGCTTGAACCTTCTTTTCCGTTTCGAGTCCCGTGTGCGATTAGCTAGAATCTCAATTTTTATACTGGCCAAATATGAGAGCACAATTCTGACCACCAAAAGCAAACGAGTTGGAAATGGCATACCTTACCGTTACTTCCCTAGCCTCATTTGGGACCACGTCGAGCCCAATATCTGGATCAGAATTAAGATGATTAATCGTAGGCGGAACAACCTGCGAAGATATCGCTTGGATTGCTGCTATGGCCTCAACGGCTCCTGCCGCACCAAGAAGATGCCCGGTCATAGATTTTGTAGAGGAGACAGGGAGCATTTTGGCGTACCTTCCGAATACAGCCCGAATAGCTTCAGCCTCAGCCCGGTCACCCAAAGGCGTTGAAGTTCCATGGGCGTTGAGGTAACCGATCTCAGACGGTTCTAAACAAGCCTCTTTTAAAGCAGCTTGCATAGCTAAGGCTGCGCCCCTACCATCGGGACGTGGTTCAGTCATGTGGTAGGCGTCAGCGCTACGCCCAAAACCAATCAGTTCTCCATGAATGTGCGCTCCTCGGGTTTTGGCATGTTCCAAAGTTTCAAGCAGCACGACTGCCGAACCCTCGCCTAAAACAAAGCCATCTCTGTCTTTACTAAATGGTCGACTAGCCCGGATAGGGTCATCGTTACGAGTAGAAAGGGCTCGCATGACGGAAAAGCTTCCTATGCCCATCGGGGTAATTATGGCCTCAGACCCACCAGCAACCATTACATCAGCCTCCCCGAATTGAAGCATTCTATAGGCGCTTCCTATAGCTTCTGCACCTGTCGTACAAGCTGTCACTACAGTTGAACTGGGACCCATAAACCCAAACCTCATGGCTATTTTGCTCGCGGCCATGTTACTAATCATCATTGGAATGAAGAAAGGACTTATCCTTAACGGATGACGTTCAGCGGCAACCCTACTCTGGGCTTCCCAAGTTTCCATCCCACCTATCCCGCTACCTACTAACGTGCCTATTCTGGTTCTATCTTCCCTATCTGGGATCAGTCCACTTTCTTCTATTGCAAGCTCTGCAGCAATAACTGCAAGCTGTGCGTATCGATCCATCCGCCGTTGTTCTTTTGTGTCAAGCCACCGGTCCACTGGAACGTCTACTTCGGCTGCTATACGTACAGGGTAATCCGAGGCATCAAATCGTCGGATCGGACCTACACCACTATGACCTTTAAGTTGCCCCTCATGAAAATCAAGCGTACCAACTCCGATAGGAGTAACAGGGCCCATACCTGTCACAACCACCCGATTCACAGGTTAGTCTCGATAAGTTCATGCTCTAATCGAATGGCCTTAAGAGACCTCCGCGCTTCACAGAATAATAACAATCTTGTTCTCGGAAACAATTTTGTGAAAGAGCTAATAACGCCTCTTGTTTGGTGTCGCTTGCAATCATTTGTATGTATGTTCCAGATACTCATGTTCCGCATTCGACTTGCAATAGTTCGGGTTAACCATCGCTCAAAGTTACACGCTTTATAGACATAGAAAATTGACCCGATCTGTAACTCCATAAAGATTCTATTCGGCCCTGTCCCGGACTGTCCACCACAATAAACCACCAATTCCTAGTACTAAAAAAGCGACTCTAACAGGGCTAGCATTAAAAAATTCAAACTGGAAAACAATCCCTAATAACGCGACAAATAGAAATGACAACCCTATTCCCATAAAAGCTAAGGCTATCCTTCTGTAAGTCCGTCGAGAATCCTCGTCCATCATCGAACTCATTATAGCCATGTTCACTTAAATGGCAGCTTTTCTTGTTTACTACGGGTATCCTATTTTAGATTAATGAACCCAAACCCACAAATACGACATAAGAACGCTGGCAGCAATCCAGAACATATAGTTAGGCGGAGTAACAAAACAGGTCGCTTTCAAAAAACCCAAGAGATCTTACCCGATTTTATGGAACGGGCTCAGGTCACAACTGAGGAGTTCGCAATATCCATCTACACTAATTACCGAAGCAAAGACCAGCGCTTGCTAACATAATCGGTATGGATAATATGCCGGGCCTTAAGCCTGACCTCACGCCCGAGGCTCTTACGTTACTTCATGAGCCACCACCAAAAGACATCGACGAATTCCTGAGTCAACCTTACGTTATTGAGCGGACAAAAATTGATGAGTACGAGGAAAAAGGCTTTGTGAAGCTTGAGAAGGTTATCAGTGGTCGTGCTCTGGAATACTACCGGGAACTTATCGGTTTCGCTGTTGGACACGTTTTTAAAGACGACAGTCGACCTCTAAGCGATAAACCTGTCTATGAGAGAAGCTTTTTGCAGGCTTTTAATCTCTGGTTAGAATACCCAGCCATTAAGCACTTCGTGTTCAGCACCCGCTTTGCTCAATTAGCTCGGGATCTAATGAGAGTTGACGGCGTAAGGCTTTGGTTCGACCAAGCACTCTACAAGCAGCCAGGAGGTCGTATCACTGATTACCATCAAGATGCTGGCCTATGGCCTGTGCACCCGCCACAAAAGACCACAACCATGTGGTTGGCTCTAGTCGATGTTTCACAAGCTAAAGGCTGCATGTCTTTTGCTAAAGGTAGTCACCTGCTCTCTCGAGAGACCGAGTTCATTGATATCTTCAATGCCCAAGAAGAGATTGAATTAGGGGACAACATGCAGCAGCTTGACTGGGAATGGGTACCCCTAGCAAGCGGAGATTGTACTTTCCACTCG from the Trueperaceae bacterium genome contains:
- a CDS encoding cation transporter, with amino-acid sequence MASESGSPVAVYSALVANFVIAITKFLASAVTGSSAMFSEGVHSVVDTSNQALILLGLRRSRKPPDARHPFGYGKELYFWSFVVAIILFGFGGGLSFYEGIKHVRHPVTIDNPTWNYVVLSIAFVVESAAWILAYKELRKAEGDTPFFRALRASKNPAVFTVLAEDTAAMLGLLVAFLGVFLGQLLGMPILDGVASIVIGVILCLVAAFLAFESKALLIGESADMETIESVRAIAEADEAVLEVYDPLTMHFSSRQILLNLGVRFVADDGRIDIVSAIKRIERAIKVAHPDIRRIFIEAEGPNELEE
- the fabF gene encoding beta-ketoacyl-[acyl-carrier-protein] synthase II, whose protein sequence is MNRVVVTGMGPVTPIGVGTLDFHEGQLKGHSGVGPIRRFDASDYPVRIAAEVDVPVDRWLDTKEQRRMDRYAQLAVIAAELAIEESGLIPDREDRTRIGTLVGSGIGGMETWEAQSRVAAERHPLRISPFFIPMMISNMAASKIAMRFGFMGPSSTVVTACTTGAEAIGSAYRMLQFGEADVMVAGGSEAIITPMGIGSFSVMRALSTRNDDPIRASRPFSKDRDGFVLGEGSAVVLLETLEHAKTRGAHIHGELIGFGRSADAYHMTEPRPDGRGAALAMQAALKEACLEPSEIGYLNAHGTSTPLGDRAEAEAIRAVFGRYAKMLPVSSTKSMTGHLLGAAGAVEAIAAIQAISSQVVPPTINHLNSDPDIGLDVVPNEAREVTVRYAISNSFAFGGQNCALIFGQYKN
- a CDS encoding phytanoyl-CoA dioxygenase, whose product is MDNMPGLKPDLTPEALTLLHEPPPKDIDEFLSQPYVIERTKIDEYEEKGFVKLEKVISGRALEYYRELIGFAVGHVFKDDSRPLSDKPVYERSFLQAFNLWLEYPAIKHFVFSTRFAQLARDLMRVDGVRLWFDQALYKQPGGRITDYHQDAGLWPVHPPQKTTTMWLALVDVSQAKGCMSFAKGSHLLSRETEFIDIFNAQEEIELGDNMQQLDWEWVPLASGDCTFHSGVTYHRAAGNRTSMMREAMTIVYMVHDAIYDFPESNPKADRHGKATTGLKRGDVIDSPITPRLL